From the Mangifera indica cultivar Alphonso chromosome 10, CATAS_Mindica_2.1, whole genome shotgun sequence genome, one window contains:
- the LOC123227922 gene encoding SNF2 domain-containing protein CLASSY 2-like isoform X4 → MVYQVLDGDEENFAPNSDKHLNAINFKFQDGILTAHVVQFIQTVTKPVNPDCSVQEAGPVPPCDVMNLRRSKRRNVQPERFFGGDIPPDADTGWVRQWPYKPDKWKEEDLYLPLPYLLGVHSNCLEVNMESDTRNLPKKKSKNKFREMKSSNSYKKEHNTELAIVPVPTESDPLAFYQHNSPSKNPENHSGEIDETPKYYLKGTCSVQRRDMPELEDPEFDGWWGERTPNKKMLSKNVSEVEDMGFESKSWGKPSNKKVQTNRFLPRSSKEGECCEKKVYKKTTLSAGAYSRLINSLMKNIESTKTNEEPDIIDQWNGFKATNFQKQMMEMEQSEMEQSSSEDDGEISENELLWKEMELSMASAYILEDNEGSKAGEPAETLEKSSEGCQHKYRLDEELGICCIMCGFVLTEIKYVAPPFMQHKIWETDNKMLYEENSEHKPVEDEGLNIICSQDFSEFSLSEENDNVWGLIPELKTKLHFHQKKAFEFLWRNIAGSVEPALMEPASKKTGGCVISHSPGAGKTFLVIAFLVSYLKLFPGKRPLVLAPKTTLYTWYKEFNKWKVPIPVHLIHGRRTYRVFKPKRVRSFRGVPAPTLDVMHVLDCLEKIQKWHAQPSVLVMGYTSFLTLMREDSNFAHRKYMAKVLRDSPGILILDEGHNPRSTKSRLRKVLMKVETDLRILLSGTLFQNNFCEYFNTLCLARPKFINEVLSELDPKFKRRKEKKKARHLLESRARKFFIDTIARKIDSDIGEERMQGLNMLKNITSGFIDVYEGVGSEDLPGLQIYTLMMNPTDVQHEVLSKLKNIMEVYNGYPLELELLITLASIHPWLVKTTNCANKFFTPKELLEIEKYKHDFRKGSKVMFVLNLVYRIVKQEKVLIFCHNIAPINLFSELLQIVFRWQHGKEILVLTGDLELFERGRIMDKFEEPGGPSRVLIASITACAEGISLTAASRVIMLDSEWNPSKTKQAIARAFRPGQQKVVYVYQLLVTGTLEEDKYRRTTWKEWVSCMIFSEDFLDPSLWQAEKIEDDILREIVAEDRLKSFHMIMKNEKASKGLIRA, encoded by the exons ATGGTCTATCAAGTTTTGGATGGTGATGAAGAAAACTTTGCACCAAACTCAGATAAACATCTAAATgctataaatttcaaatttcaggaTGGCATTTTAACAGCACATGTGGTTCAGTTTATTCAAACTGTTACTAAACCGGTCAATCCTGATTGTAGTGTGCAAGAAGCTGGACCAGTGCCACCCTGTGATGTTATGAACCTGCGGCGTTCCAAGCGTCGAAATGTACAACCTGAGCGATTTTTTGGTGGTGATATTCCCCCAGACGCAGACACTGGCTGGGTTCGCCAATGGCCGTATAAGCCTGACAAATGGAAAGAAGAAGATCTGTACTTACCATTACCATACTTGTTAGGGGTGCATTCAAATTGTTTAGAGGTGAATATGGAGAGTGACACAAGAAATCTTCCTAAAAAGAAGAGCAAGAACAAATTTAGGGAGATGAAATCCAGTAACTCCTATAAAAAGGAACATAATACAGAACTTGCTATTGTTCCTGTGCCTACTGAAAGTGATCCATTAGCCTTTTATCAGCATAATAGCCCTAGCAAAAATCCTGAAAATCATTCAGGAGAGATTGATGAAACTCCTAAGTATTATTTGAAAGGTACCTGCTCAGTGCAGAGGAGGGATATGCCCGAGTTAGAAGATCCAGAATTTGATGGATGGTGGGGAGAAAGAACCCCCAACAAGAAAATGCTAAGTAAAAATGTCTCTGAGGTAGAAGATATGGGATTTGAAAGTAAGTCATGGGGAAAACCATCCAACAAGAAAGTCCAAACCAACAGGTTTCTTCCAAGAAGTTCAAAAGAAGGTGAATGTTGTGAAAAAAAGGTGTACAAAAAAACAACCTTAAGTGCTGGAGCATACAGTAGACtaataaattcattaatgaAGAATATTGAATCCACAAAGACAAATGAAGAACCGGATATTATTGACCAGTGGAATGGATTTAAGGCAACAAACTTCCAAAAGCAAATGATGGAAATGGAACAATCAGAAATGGAGCAATCCTCAAGCGAAGACGATGGAGAAATTTCAGAAAATGAACTTTTATGGAAAGAAATGGAATTATCCATGGCATCAGCTTATATCCTTGAGGACAATGAG GGTTCAAAAGCTGGAGAGCCAGCTGAGACTCTGGAAAAATCAAGTGAAGGTTGCCAACACAAATACAGATTAGATGAAGAACTTGGAATTTGTTGTATCATGTGTGGTTTCGTGCTCACGGAAATAAAATATGTTGCACCACCCTTT ATGCAACACAAAATCTGGGAAACTGACAATAAGATGTTGTATGAAGAAAATTCAGAGCACAAGCCTGTTGAAGATGAAGGCCTGAATATTATCTGCAGCCAGGATTTCTCTGAATTCTCCTTGTCAGAAGAGAATGACAATGTGTGGGGCTTAATTCCTGAACTTAAGACGAAACTGCATTTTCATCAGAAAAAGGCTTTTGAATTTCTATGGAGAAATATTGCTGGGTCTGTGGAGCCAGCGCTTATGGAACCAGCATCTAAGAAAACTGGTGGATGTGTTATTTCTCATTCTCCTGGAGCTGGAAAAACTTTTCTTGTTATTGCATTCCTTGTTAGTTACTTGAAGTTATTCCCAGGAAAGCGGCCTTTGGTTCTTGCCCCAAAGACAACTCTTTATACTTGGTACAAAGAATTTAATAAGTGGAAAGTTCCTATACCAGTTCATCTAATCCATGGCCGTAGGACATATAGAGTCTTCAAGCCAAAAAGGGTAAGGTCATTCCGGGGAGTTCCAGCCCCCACTTTAGATGTTATGCATGTTCTAGATTGCTTAGAGAAAATACAGAAGTGGCATGCACAACCCAGCGTTCTTGTCATGGGTTACACTTCGTTTCTAACACTAATGCGAGAAGATTCAAACTTTGCACACAGAAAATATATGGCTAAAGTGCTGCGGGACAGTCCAGGGATCCTGATTCTAGATGAAGGGCACAATCCCAGAAGCACTAAATCAAGATTAAGGAAGGTGCTGATGAAAGTTGAAACAGACCTGAGAATATTGCTGTCAGGTACGTTATTTCAGAACAACTTCTGTGAGTATTTCAACACCCTCTGCTTGGCCCGGCCGAAGTTTATTAATGAAGTGCTGAGTGAATTAGACCCAAAATTCAAAAggagaaaagagaagaagaaggccCGCCATCTATTGGAATCCCGTGCAAGAAAGTTCTTCATAGATACCATTGCAAGAAAGATTGATTCGGACATTGGAGAAGAAAGGATGCAAGGTTTAAACatgttgaaaaatatcacaagtGGATTTATCGATGTGTATGAAGGTGTAGGTTCTGAAGATCTCCCCGGTTTACAAATTTACACCTTAATGATGAATCCAACAGATGTACAACATGAGGTTTTATCGAAACTTAAGAATATTATGGAGGTTTACAATGGATATCCCCTTGAGTTGGAGCTTTTGATAACCCTTGCATCAATACATCCTTGGTTGGTGAAAACTACAAATTGtgctaataaattttttactccCAAAGAACTGCTGGAGATTGAGAAGTACAAACATGATTTTAGAAAAGGGTCCAAAGTGATGTTTGTTCTAAATCTTGTGTATCGAATTGTCAAGCAAGAGAAGGTCCTGATTTTTTGCCACAACATTGCACCTATCAATTTGTTTTCGGAACTATTGCAGATCGTCTTTCGGTGGCAGCATGGTAAAGAAATTTTGGTCCTCACAGGGGACCTAGAGCTGTTTGAACGAGGAAGAATAATGGATAAGTTTGAGGAACCTGGTGGGCCTTCAAGGGTATTGATTGCTTCAATTACAGCATGTGCTGAAGGCATTAGTTTGACAGCAGCTTCGCGAGTGATTATGTTGGATTCAGAGTGGAATCCTTCCAAGACAAAGCAGGCCATTGCACGTGCTTTTCGACCAGGTCAACAGAAGGTTGTTTATGTGTATCAGCTCTTGGTAACTGGAACACTCGAGGAAGACAAGTATCGTAGGACAACATGGAAGGAATGGGTGTCCTGCATGATTTTCAGTGAGGATTTTTTAGACCCTTCCCTTTGGCAAGCagaaaaaattgaagatgatATATTGAGAGAGATTGTTGCAGAAGACCGGCTCAAGTCTTTCCatatgataatgaaaaatgagaaggCTTCAAAAGGGTTGATCAGAGCCTAG
- the LOC123227922 gene encoding SNF2 domain-containing protein CLASSY 2-like isoform X3, with protein sequence MHLTDNQTLVEEKRPFSNLRIKSRKATLSDCTCFLRPGVDVCVLSATENEYNSEEENKDHVWLDANISSIERKPHGDQCLCQFYVKLYVNQGHLGFERGTLSKDCKQVGIDQITILQKLGKEACEDQHYRWDFSENCSLLQRSKLLLGKFSSDISCLLVASVLKETSFDIRSVKNKMVYQVLDGDEENFAPNSDKHLNAINFKFQDGILTAHVVQFIQTVTKPVNPDCSVQEAGPVPPCDVMNLRRSKRRNVQPERFFGGDIPPDADTGWVRQWPYKPDKWKEEDLYLPLPYLLGVHSNCLEVNMESDTRNLPKKKSKNKFREMKSSNSYKKEHNTELAIVPVPTESDPLAFYQHNSPSKNPENHSGEIDETPKYYLKGTCSVQRRDMPELEDPEFDGWWGERTPNKKMLSKNVSEVEDMGFESKSWGKPSNKKVQTNRFLPRSSKEGECCEKKVYKKTTLSAGAYSRLINSLMKNIESTKTNEEPDIIDQWNGFKATNFQKQMMEMEQSEMEQSSSEDDGEISENELLWKEMELSMASAYILEDNEGSKAGEPAETLEKSSEGCQHKYRLDEELGICCIMCGFVLTEIKYVAPPFMQHKIWETDNKMLYEENSEHKPVEDEGLNIICSQDFSEFSLSEENDNVWGLIPELKTKLHFHQKKAFEFLWRNIAGSVEPALMEPASKKTGGCVISHSPGAGKTFLVIAFLVSYLKLFPGKRPLVLAPKTTLYTWYKEFNKWKVPIPVHLIHGRRTYRVFKPKRVRSFRGVPAPTLDVMHVLDCLEKIQKWHAQPSVLVMGYTSFLTLMREDSNFAHRKYMAKVLRDSPGILILDEGHNPRSTKSRLRKVLMKVETDLRILLSGTLFQNNFCEYFNTLCLARPKFINEVLSELDPKFKRRKEKKKARHLLESRARKFFIDTIARKIDSDIGEERMQGLNMLKNITSGFIDVYEGVGSEDLPGLQIYTLMMNPTDVQHEVLSKLKNIMEVYNGYPLELELLITLASIHPWLVKTTNCANKFFTPKELLEIEKYKHDFRKGSKVMFVLNLVYRIVKQEKVLIFCHNIAPINLFSELLQIVFRWQHGKEILVLTGDLELFERGRIMDKFEEPGGPSRVLIASITACAEGISLTAASRVIMLDSEWNPSKTKQAIARAFRPGQQKVVYVYQLLVTGTLEEDKYRRTTWKEWVSCMIFSEDFLDPSLWQAEKIEDDILREIVAEDRLKSFHMIMKNEKASKGLIRA encoded by the exons ATGCATCTCACTGATAACCAAACTCTGGTTGAGGAGAAACGTCCATTCTCAAATCTTCGAATAAAATCAAGGAAAGCAACTTTATCTGACTGCACTTGCTTTTTGAGGCCTGGAGTTGATGTATGCGTGCTTTCAGCCActgaaaatgaatataattcagaagaagaaaataaagatcaT GTGTGGCTTGATGCTAACATAAGTTCTATTGAGAGAAAGCCTCATGGAGATCAATGTTTATGCCagttttatgttaaattatatgtcaaCCAAGGTCATCTTGGTTTTGAGAGAGGAACTCTTAGTAAAGATTGTAAACAGGTAGGAATCGATCAAATAACCATCCTCCAAAAGCTTGGAAAAGAAGCTTGTGAAGATCAACACTACCGGTGGGATTTCTCTGAGAACTGCTCTTTGTTGCAAAGATCTAAGTTGCTGCTGGGGAAATTTTCATCTGATATTTCATGTTTACTTGTTGCATCAGTTTTGAAGGAGACTTCCTTTGATATTAGATCTGTGAAAAACAAAATGGTCTATCAAGTTTTGGATGGTGATGAAGAAAACTTTGCACCAAACTCAGATAAACATCTAAATgctataaatttcaaatttcaggaTGGCATTTTAACAGCACATGTGGTTCAGTTTATTCAAACTGTTACTAAACCGGTCAATCCTGATTGTAGTGTGCAAGAAGCTGGACCAGTGCCACCCTGTGATGTTATGAACCTGCGGCGTTCCAAGCGTCGAAATGTACAACCTGAGCGATTTTTTGGTGGTGATATTCCCCCAGACGCAGACACTGGCTGGGTTCGCCAATGGCCGTATAAGCCTGACAAATGGAAAGAAGAAGATCTGTACTTACCATTACCATACTTGTTAGGGGTGCATTCAAATTGTTTAGAGGTGAATATGGAGAGTGACACAAGAAATCTTCCTAAAAAGAAGAGCAAGAACAAATTTAGGGAGATGAAATCCAGTAACTCCTATAAAAAGGAACATAATACAGAACTTGCTATTGTTCCTGTGCCTACTGAAAGTGATCCATTAGCCTTTTATCAGCATAATAGCCCTAGCAAAAATCCTGAAAATCATTCAGGAGAGATTGATGAAACTCCTAAGTATTATTTGAAAGGTACCTGCTCAGTGCAGAGGAGGGATATGCCCGAGTTAGAAGATCCAGAATTTGATGGATGGTGGGGAGAAAGAACCCCCAACAAGAAAATGCTAAGTAAAAATGTCTCTGAGGTAGAAGATATGGGATTTGAAAGTAAGTCATGGGGAAAACCATCCAACAAGAAAGTCCAAACCAACAGGTTTCTTCCAAGAAGTTCAAAAGAAGGTGAATGTTGTGAAAAAAAGGTGTACAAAAAAACAACCTTAAGTGCTGGAGCATACAGTAGACtaataaattcattaatgaAGAATATTGAATCCACAAAGACAAATGAAGAACCGGATATTATTGACCAGTGGAATGGATTTAAGGCAACAAACTTCCAAAAGCAAATGATGGAAATGGAACAATCAGAAATGGAGCAATCCTCAAGCGAAGACGATGGAGAAATTTCAGAAAATGAACTTTTATGGAAAGAAATGGAATTATCCATGGCATCAGCTTATATCCTTGAGGACAATGAG GGTTCAAAAGCTGGAGAGCCAGCTGAGACTCTGGAAAAATCAAGTGAAGGTTGCCAACACAAATACAGATTAGATGAAGAACTTGGAATTTGTTGTATCATGTGTGGTTTCGTGCTCACGGAAATAAAATATGTTGCACCACCCTTT ATGCAACACAAAATCTGGGAAACTGACAATAAGATGTTGTATGAAGAAAATTCAGAGCACAAGCCTGTTGAAGATGAAGGCCTGAATATTATCTGCAGCCAGGATTTCTCTGAATTCTCCTTGTCAGAAGAGAATGACAATGTGTGGGGCTTAATTCCTGAACTTAAGACGAAACTGCATTTTCATCAGAAAAAGGCTTTTGAATTTCTATGGAGAAATATTGCTGGGTCTGTGGAGCCAGCGCTTATGGAACCAGCATCTAAGAAAACTGGTGGATGTGTTATTTCTCATTCTCCTGGAGCTGGAAAAACTTTTCTTGTTATTGCATTCCTTGTTAGTTACTTGAAGTTATTCCCAGGAAAGCGGCCTTTGGTTCTTGCCCCAAAGACAACTCTTTATACTTGGTACAAAGAATTTAATAAGTGGAAAGTTCCTATACCAGTTCATCTAATCCATGGCCGTAGGACATATAGAGTCTTCAAGCCAAAAAGGGTAAGGTCATTCCGGGGAGTTCCAGCCCCCACTTTAGATGTTATGCATGTTCTAGATTGCTTAGAGAAAATACAGAAGTGGCATGCACAACCCAGCGTTCTTGTCATGGGTTACACTTCGTTTCTAACACTAATGCGAGAAGATTCAAACTTTGCACACAGAAAATATATGGCTAAAGTGCTGCGGGACAGTCCAGGGATCCTGATTCTAGATGAAGGGCACAATCCCAGAAGCACTAAATCAAGATTAAGGAAGGTGCTGATGAAAGTTGAAACAGACCTGAGAATATTGCTGTCAGGTACGTTATTTCAGAACAACTTCTGTGAGTATTTCAACACCCTCTGCTTGGCCCGGCCGAAGTTTATTAATGAAGTGCTGAGTGAATTAGACCCAAAATTCAAAAggagaaaagagaagaagaaggccCGCCATCTATTGGAATCCCGTGCAAGAAAGTTCTTCATAGATACCATTGCAAGAAAGATTGATTCGGACATTGGAGAAGAAAGGATGCAAGGTTTAAACatgttgaaaaatatcacaagtGGATTTATCGATGTGTATGAAGGTGTAGGTTCTGAAGATCTCCCCGGTTTACAAATTTACACCTTAATGATGAATCCAACAGATGTACAACATGAGGTTTTATCGAAACTTAAGAATATTATGGAGGTTTACAATGGATATCCCCTTGAGTTGGAGCTTTTGATAACCCTTGCATCAATACATCCTTGGTTGGTGAAAACTACAAATTGtgctaataaattttttactccCAAAGAACTGCTGGAGATTGAGAAGTACAAACATGATTTTAGAAAAGGGTCCAAAGTGATGTTTGTTCTAAATCTTGTGTATCGAATTGTCAAGCAAGAGAAGGTCCTGATTTTTTGCCACAACATTGCACCTATCAATTTGTTTTCGGAACTATTGCAGATCGTCTTTCGGTGGCAGCATGGTAAAGAAATTTTGGTCCTCACAGGGGACCTAGAGCTGTTTGAACGAGGAAGAATAATGGATAAGTTTGAGGAACCTGGTGGGCCTTCAAGGGTATTGATTGCTTCAATTACAGCATGTGCTGAAGGCATTAGTTTGACAGCAGCTTCGCGAGTGATTATGTTGGATTCAGAGTGGAATCCTTCCAAGACAAAGCAGGCCATTGCACGTGCTTTTCGACCAGGTCAACAGAAGGTTGTTTATGTGTATCAGCTCTTGGTAACTGGAACACTCGAGGAAGACAAGTATCGTAGGACAACATGGAAGGAATGGGTGTCCTGCATGATTTTCAGTGAGGATTTTTTAGACCCTTCCCTTTGGCAAGCagaaaaaattgaagatgatATATTGAGAGAGATTGTTGCAGAAGACCGGCTCAAGTCTTTCCatatgataatgaaaaatgagaaggCTTCAAAAGGGTTGATCAGAGCCTAG
- the LOC123227922 gene encoding SNF2 domain-containing protein CLASSY 2-like isoform X1 — protein MLKRRRNLYQSKHAFGDYPFEAFFHDSWQPVEFIRIEDGIVTMHLTDNQTLVEEKRPFSNLRIKSRKATLSDCTCFLRPGVDVCVLSATENEYNSEEENKDHVWLDANISSIERKPHGDQCLCQFYVKLYVNQGHLGFERGTLSKDCKQVGIDQITILQKLGKEACEDQHYRWDFSENCSLLQRSKLLLGKFSSDISCLLVASVLKETSFDIRSVKNKMVYQVLDGDEENFAPNSDKHLNAINFKFQDGILTAHVVQFIQTVTKPVNPDCSVQEAGPVPPCDVMNLRRSKRRNVQPERFFGGDIPPDADTGWVRQWPYKPDKWKEEDLYLPLPYLLGVHSNCLEVNMESDTRNLPKKKSKNKFREMKSSNSYKKEHNTELAIVPVPTESDPLAFYQHNSPSKNPENHSGEIDETPKYYLKGTCSVQRRDMPELEDPEFDGWWGERTPNKKMLSKNVSEVEDMGFESKSWGKPSNKKVQTNRFLPRSSKEGECCEKKVYKKTTLSAGAYSRLINSLMKNIESTKTNEEPDIIDQWNGFKATNFQKQMMEMEQSEMEQSSSEDDGEISENELLWKEMELSMASAYILEDNEGSKAGEPAETLEKSSEGCQHKYRLDEELGICCIMCGFVLTEIKYVAPPFMQHKIWETDNKMLYEENSEHKPVEDEGLNIICSQDFSEFSLSEENDNVWGLIPELKTKLHFHQKKAFEFLWRNIAGSVEPALMEPASKKTGGCVISHSPGAGKTFLVIAFLVSYLKLFPGKRPLVLAPKTTLYTWYKEFNKWKVPIPVHLIHGRRTYRVFKPKRVRSFRGVPAPTLDVMHVLDCLEKIQKWHAQPSVLVMGYTSFLTLMREDSNFAHRKYMAKVLRDSPGILILDEGHNPRSTKSRLRKVLMKVETDLRILLSGTLFQNNFCEYFNTLCLARPKFINEVLSELDPKFKRRKEKKKARHLLESRARKFFIDTIARKIDSDIGEERMQGLNMLKNITSGFIDVYEGVGSEDLPGLQIYTLMMNPTDVQHEVLSKLKNIMEVYNGYPLELELLITLASIHPWLVKTTNCANKFFTPKELLEIEKYKHDFRKGSKVMFVLNLVYRIVKQEKVLIFCHNIAPINLFSELLQIVFRWQHGKEILVLTGDLELFERGRIMDKFEEPGGPSRVLIASITACAEGISLTAASRVIMLDSEWNPSKTKQAIARAFRPGQQKVVYVYQLLVTGTLEEDKYRRTTWKEWVSCMIFSEDFLDPSLWQAEKIEDDILREIVAEDRLKSFHMIMKNEKASKGLIRA, from the exons ATGCTGAAGAGGAGGAGGAATTTATATCAATCCAAGCATGCATTTGGCGATTATC CTTTTGAGGCATTTTTTCATGATTCATGGCAACCTGTGGAATTCATAAGAATTGAGGATGGGATTGTGACCATGCATCTCACTGATAACCAAACTCTGGTTGAGGAGAAACGTCCATTCTCAAATCTTCGAATAAAATCAAGGAAAGCAACTTTATCTGACTGCACTTGCTTTTTGAGGCCTGGAGTTGATGTATGCGTGCTTTCAGCCActgaaaatgaatataattcagaagaagaaaataaagatcaT GTGTGGCTTGATGCTAACATAAGTTCTATTGAGAGAAAGCCTCATGGAGATCAATGTTTATGCCagttttatgttaaattatatgtcaaCCAAGGTCATCTTGGTTTTGAGAGAGGAACTCTTAGTAAAGATTGTAAACAGGTAGGAATCGATCAAATAACCATCCTCCAAAAGCTTGGAAAAGAAGCTTGTGAAGATCAACACTACCGGTGGGATTTCTCTGAGAACTGCTCTTTGTTGCAAAGATCTAAGTTGCTGCTGGGGAAATTTTCATCTGATATTTCATGTTTACTTGTTGCATCAGTTTTGAAGGAGACTTCCTTTGATATTAGATCTGTGAAAAACAAAATGGTCTATCAAGTTTTGGATGGTGATGAAGAAAACTTTGCACCAAACTCAGATAAACATCTAAATgctataaatttcaaatttcaggaTGGCATTTTAACAGCACATGTGGTTCAGTTTATTCAAACTGTTACTAAACCGGTCAATCCTGATTGTAGTGTGCAAGAAGCTGGACCAGTGCCACCCTGTGATGTTATGAACCTGCGGCGTTCCAAGCGTCGAAATGTACAACCTGAGCGATTTTTTGGTGGTGATATTCCCCCAGACGCAGACACTGGCTGGGTTCGCCAATGGCCGTATAAGCCTGACAAATGGAAAGAAGAAGATCTGTACTTACCATTACCATACTTGTTAGGGGTGCATTCAAATTGTTTAGAGGTGAATATGGAGAGTGACACAAGAAATCTTCCTAAAAAGAAGAGCAAGAACAAATTTAGGGAGATGAAATCCAGTAACTCCTATAAAAAGGAACATAATACAGAACTTGCTATTGTTCCTGTGCCTACTGAAAGTGATCCATTAGCCTTTTATCAGCATAATAGCCCTAGCAAAAATCCTGAAAATCATTCAGGAGAGATTGATGAAACTCCTAAGTATTATTTGAAAGGTACCTGCTCAGTGCAGAGGAGGGATATGCCCGAGTTAGAAGATCCAGAATTTGATGGATGGTGGGGAGAAAGAACCCCCAACAAGAAAATGCTAAGTAAAAATGTCTCTGAGGTAGAAGATATGGGATTTGAAAGTAAGTCATGGGGAAAACCATCCAACAAGAAAGTCCAAACCAACAGGTTTCTTCCAAGAAGTTCAAAAGAAGGTGAATGTTGTGAAAAAAAGGTGTACAAAAAAACAACCTTAAGTGCTGGAGCATACAGTAGACtaataaattcattaatgaAGAATATTGAATCCACAAAGACAAATGAAGAACCGGATATTATTGACCAGTGGAATGGATTTAAGGCAACAAACTTCCAAAAGCAAATGATGGAAATGGAACAATCAGAAATGGAGCAATCCTCAAGCGAAGACGATGGAGAAATTTCAGAAAATGAACTTTTATGGAAAGAAATGGAATTATCCATGGCATCAGCTTATATCCTTGAGGACAATGAG GGTTCAAAAGCTGGAGAGCCAGCTGAGACTCTGGAAAAATCAAGTGAAGGTTGCCAACACAAATACAGATTAGATGAAGAACTTGGAATTTGTTGTATCATGTGTGGTTTCGTGCTCACGGAAATAAAATATGTTGCACCACCCTTT ATGCAACACAAAATCTGGGAAACTGACAATAAGATGTTGTATGAAGAAAATTCAGAGCACAAGCCTGTTGAAGATGAAGGCCTGAATATTATCTGCAGCCAGGATTTCTCTGAATTCTCCTTGTCAGAAGAGAATGACAATGTGTGGGGCTTAATTCCTGAACTTAAGACGAAACTGCATTTTCATCAGAAAAAGGCTTTTGAATTTCTATGGAGAAATATTGCTGGGTCTGTGGAGCCAGCGCTTATGGAACCAGCATCTAAGAAAACTGGTGGATGTGTTATTTCTCATTCTCCTGGAGCTGGAAAAACTTTTCTTGTTATTGCATTCCTTGTTAGTTACTTGAAGTTATTCCCAGGAAAGCGGCCTTTGGTTCTTGCCCCAAAGACAACTCTTTATACTTGGTACAAAGAATTTAATAAGTGGAAAGTTCCTATACCAGTTCATCTAATCCATGGCCGTAGGACATATAGAGTCTTCAAGCCAAAAAGGGTAAGGTCATTCCGGGGAGTTCCAGCCCCCACTTTAGATGTTATGCATGTTCTAGATTGCTTAGAGAAAATACAGAAGTGGCATGCACAACCCAGCGTTCTTGTCATGGGTTACACTTCGTTTCTAACACTAATGCGAGAAGATTCAAACTTTGCACACAGAAAATATATGGCTAAAGTGCTGCGGGACAGTCCAGGGATCCTGATTCTAGATGAAGGGCACAATCCCAGAAGCACTAAATCAAGATTAAGGAAGGTGCTGATGAAAGTTGAAACAGACCTGAGAATATTGCTGTCAGGTACGTTATTTCAGAACAACTTCTGTGAGTATTTCAACACCCTCTGCTTGGCCCGGCCGAAGTTTATTAATGAAGTGCTGAGTGAATTAGACCCAAAATTCAAAAggagaaaagagaagaagaaggccCGCCATCTATTGGAATCCCGTGCAAGAAAGTTCTTCATAGATACCATTGCAAGAAAGATTGATTCGGACATTGGAGAAGAAAGGATGCAAGGTTTAAACatgttgaaaaatatcacaagtGGATTTATCGATGTGTATGAAGGTGTAGGTTCTGAAGATCTCCCCGGTTTACAAATTTACACCTTAATGATGAATCCAACAGATGTACAACATGAGGTTTTATCGAAACTTAAGAATATTATGGAGGTTTACAATGGATATCCCCTTGAGTTGGAGCTTTTGATAACCCTTGCATCAATACATCCTTGGTTGGTGAAAACTACAAATTGtgctaataaattttttactccCAAAGAACTGCTGGAGATTGAGAAGTACAAACATGATTTTAGAAAAGGGTCCAAAGTGATGTTTGTTCTAAATCTTGTGTATCGAATTGTCAAGCAAGAGAAGGTCCTGATTTTTTGCCACAACATTGCACCTATCAATTTGTTTTCGGAACTATTGCAGATCGTCTTTCGGTGGCAGCATGGTAAAGAAATTTTGGTCCTCACAGGGGACCTAGAGCTGTTTGAACGAGGAAGAATAATGGATAAGTTTGAGGAACCTGGTGGGCCTTCAAGGGTATTGATTGCTTCAATTACAGCATGTGCTGAAGGCATTAGTTTGACAGCAGCTTCGCGAGTGATTATGTTGGATTCAGAGTGGAATCCTTCCAAGACAAAGCAGGCCATTGCACGTGCTTTTCGACCAGGTCAACAGAAGGTTGTTTATGTGTATCAGCTCTTGGTAACTGGAACACTCGAGGAAGACAAGTATCGTAGGACAACATGGAAGGAATGGGTGTCCTGCATGATTTTCAGTGAGGATTTTTTAGACCCTTCCCTTTGGCAAGCagaaaaaattgaagatgatATATTGAGAGAGATTGTTGCAGAAGACCGGCTCAAGTCTTTCCatatgataatgaaaaatgagaaggCTTCAAAAGGGTTGATCAGAGCCTAG